Part of the Zingiber officinale cultivar Zhangliang chromosome 8A, Zo_v1.1, whole genome shotgun sequence genome, CCGGCGGCCGGTTCCGAAGGGGAGAAAACAGAAGTCGTGGTTCCCCCTGAAGTCAACCTCGCCGCCCAAGAATCTCTCTGGCCGGAATTCCTCGGTGTCGCTCCAGCCTTCGGGGTCTCTGCCGATGGCCCAGGAGTTGATGAACACTCTCATTCCCACCGGGATCTCGTAGCCCCCTACGATGCACCGCTCGGTGGTTTCGCGGGGAATCCCGAGAGGGACCGGCGGGTGCAATCTCAGGGCTTCCTTGATGATCAATTTCAGGCAGTCGAGGTTTCCGAGGTCGGACTCTTCGACCTTGGCCTTGTCTCCCATGGCCTGTCTGAGCTCCTTCTGCGTTCTCTCCATGACTTTAGGGTTCCTCATCAGCTCCGCCATTGCCCAAATGATCGTGGCAGAGGAGGTACCGGTTCCCGCCAAAAAGATGTCCTGGAATCCGTTCGTCGATCAGAAATTTATGCTAAGATCTGCGAAGATGTGAACGGATTACCATTAGAAGAGCCTTGACACGATCCATGCCCCTGATGATATTTTTGTCTGTCGGATTCCGGTGTAGTCGGAGCAATAGATCGACCATGTCGACCTCGTCGTGATCCTCCCGGGCGAGGTGCTCTGCGATCACTTTGTTGTAGAGATCGTCCAGCTGATTAAAGACCTTCTCCACCCTCGCCTGCAGGCCGTCGAGTTTGTGGAGCCACCGCAGCCTGGGGAAGAAGTCGCCGGCGCAGAACCTTCCCATCAGCTCCTCTGCCTCCGCGAGAATCCAGTCGATGTCGTTGTTCCCTCTGCCATCGCCGCCGAACGCGGTGCGACACACGATGTTGTTCGCCAGCACAAGCATCATCCTGCTGAGGTTGACCGGCGACGGCGATGGATGGCTGCGTATGGAGGCAACGGCACGGGCCACCTCCTCTTCCCGGACGGCCCGGAAGGACTGCACGCGCGCTGCGCTCAGCAGCTCCACCATGTAGAGCTTGCGCGCCTGGCGCCAGCACTCGCCGTACGGGGAGAAGGTGACGTCGTTGAGCCCGTAGCTGAGCTTGGTGGCGGCGAACAGCGCCGGGCGGCCGGAGAAGGCGAGATCGTGGTGCTTGAAGACTTCGcgagcggcggcggcggaggagacGACCAGCGTGGGGACGGAACCAAGGCGGAGGTACATGAGCGGTCCATGTTCGGCGGCAAGTGCGGAGAGGGCGAGGTGGGGGGCGGCGGAGCCCAGTTGGTGCAGGTTCCCGATGATCGGCAGCGGCCGCGGCCCCGGCGGGAGCTTGGCTTTGCATTGGCCATCTCTGCCTTCTCCGCGATGACTCCGGCGAAAGAGAAGGAAGAGCAGAGGAATCGAGACAACGCAGCAGAAGATCAGAATGCAGCCGTTTGGATTCATGGCTGTGGAATCAATTGGAATGGAGGAGCGTTGATAAAGAGAGAGATGGGGACACGTGGCGACGTTTCGGGAGCTCAAAAAGAACTTGTACGGAGAAGTAAAGGATAAATTATTGAAGAATTAGGGGTGTTCTTTTAAGgaatttcatttatttttttatgatgaGTTTTATAAAGTTGATAgtttttttatcaacttttatAGCATTGCATGTGATAGATTTTACCGACATTTATACATTTTTCTTATCAATCATTATATAATACTACAGTCATATCTAACGATTAAGAAGAAAATTTtattctcatatatatatatatatatatatagaaaaaaataaaagtagaatTTCTCAGgatgatttttaatttattctTATTGATTTCACACGttctattataattttgatggtatttaaaaaatacttgatttGTTATCTCTCCATACATTGATATTGACTGgttattttttatatcaaataaTTGATCAAAGTAATCATCATCATGAACATGCTCTGGTAAGAATGATGAAACTTATTATCTAGTTCAACTAAAAATTCATCAAAATGAtacttcttacaaagaaaaatatataatctGACACAAGCCAAAACAACTCAACTTGTGTTGTATATAAAAATAGATGAgctattttgaatattttaaaccGCGATTTAAATACTCTCAATGACGATCTTCAAAGAGGCATGATGAAGATTGAGCaactccttttcattttctaggtgatgactgttggggttgcaaggttgcaaacatagtcctatattgaaaatacatgggaaagatcatgggtttataagagaaaaaatatctccattggcatgagacattttggggagagcccaagagcaaaatcatgagggattaggcccaaagtagacctTTGTGCAGTAAATTCTTAAAGATGATAACATACACCTCAAAATGGAGTCAAACATTGACACCGATTCAAATATCCACCATCCACAAAACATATTTACCTATCAAATCATATTCATGGAATAAAATGATCAAATATAAATAACATATGcaattttgaaaaaagaaaaatcCCATATCACAAAACCAAAACAATTGATTAAACAAGAGTGGATGCTTCCAAcaatagatttaaaaaaaaaatacaaagcacCACAATTTTTTTCGGACGAACCAAAACAATAAAGTCAAACAGTATAATCCTAATAAATGTTCACCTGTCTGTGAGAGAGATCGAATAAGAGTCGAGAAAATGGAAAGAGCGCTTGATTAACATATGGAACTCGAATTCAATGACGAAGGAATTCAATCTAGGAGCAAGAAAGAGACAGAATCATGGAGAAAGGGAAAAAAGAGGCGATGatggtcaaaaagagaaagacaTGTTGAGTTAAAAGTATAAAGAAAACTCACGGATGAATAAAtgactttttattttttattttttttaaagtttaccaAGTGTTTAAAGTTGGTacccaaataattttaaaagatctatgaaaattcataaaaattttgataccaaaagatttttatacaattttaaaagttaaatttttatagAGTTTATAAAAATCTTGAATATATATATTAGTTATTGaaagtaattaaaaatttaaGATGAAATACAcccttaattatttaaaaagaaaaagttaATGCTTAGCTCTTAATCCTTCCGTTCATAATTAATGGGCAGACAAGGAAAGCTACCTAAAAGATTCCATCTTATCCACCCACTCTAAACCATGAAAAGAATGTGTCAAAAGCCtacctcattttttttttactcaaTATACTACAATATTATAGTAATCAATAAACTATAATACTAAGCAGTTACTATTAATTAATAGAGATattcttaaaaaatttttttaaggaaaaCTCTTAAGTATAGATGTATAAATGATGggatctattattttatttttgtggaTCCCATTATTTATGTATCTATCCTTAAGGGtttgtttggttcaagtcatcatgtataaccttgattatgtgattaccaagtaatcacataaccaaggttataggaaataaaatataatcaaatgttgtttggttcaacttaagtaatgcaacaaaaacttgtttgtttgaaggttttaatgaataccctagtttaatattttaccgtattaccctcagttacaaaaccaactatacataatattattattattattattattattatttatttatttatttatttttttaatgttttttacttttctttttcctatatatttttttactttttatggtttttttattttttaatgtttttatatttttatattatttatatttatttatttattttatttttattttttgttaaatttttataatttttttaaattttttaaaatttttaaatttttttaaattttttaaaatttttaatgtttttttaaaatttttttaacatttttaaaatttttattttttatttttaaaatttttatttttttaaattatttatttaaaaaaaataatttttaaaattttttaaaacattttttatatttttatattttttactattttttacattttttctctttttttcatgttttttcttatcggagaatatttttggtaaaaaaatttcgttaaccccggaatcaacaaaaaccttagttttctgagattttccgattccgggctacATGACCCATTTGCTGACGTATCGAACATGGAatattacttgggaatcatcgaatacctaaaccaaaaaaAGTTTTTGTTGATAGTATTAAATGGATAATcaagattatcaagaataacTCCGAACCAAACACatcctaagaattttttttaaaatttttccttaaaaaTATCATTTCTCTAATTaatattgacttgactttatAAGATCTCAAATCTGCTCATATTATAAAATCTGTTATTCTGGTGGTCCTCCTCATACTATTTATATTATTAGGagagaataaatttttaaaaaattaaacttatataTTAAGTAAACGAAtaatttctcttaatcttttccATGCTTACTCAATTCTATAAATTTATAATGTTATAATTAACTCGGCTCCAGAGCACCTCTGATCATGTTATAGTTGCATGTTCACAGATGAAATTCTGCTCGACTGAAGTTAATGAGATCGTATTcaattcaaatcaattttgataaGCGCATAACAGCTATAAATCATAATGGTTAATGGGGAATTTAGGGCACACATAGAGTTTGGAATCAATAAAATGCAGGTGTATGTATGTGTATATTGTTAGAAAAATAATCTTATAGAGATTTAGggaattaactaaatttaaattgtaataaactaaattaatattAAGCTACCAGTAGGGGGGCTGACAGAGGAGCAGGGAAACAGAGATGGAGAGTTTCTATTTTTTGTGTGCCTAACATTCTCTGTGCAATGGGCGTGCGCAGGTCATGCTTGCACATGAGTCAAGTCAACTTAGTTCAATGCAATTGAGGCCCAAGATTTGCACCTCCTGCGTACCCACGCATGAGAAAGAGTCTCTCTCCCATGCATTTATTCACACTATCAATaaatgtgaatcaatataaaccaaccaatatactttgaaactctcaatgtgagactaaagtctcattcataataatatatatatatatatatatatatatatatatatatatatattcgatttccagttaaaatataagaatttttcctccaTATGAGACTCGCAGTTAAGGGATGTTGGGCTTTTATGTTGCCCACGGCTAGCGCTTCCCAATTTATCCTGGTGGTCGGTGAAAAACTTTCATAGGGTCGGGCTGGTTACCCCAGGTTCGATGTTACCTGAcctagttaatcatttttttttgtatgcatgcaataaaaaaaactttcaatCCCCTCAGGGTAAACAGTTAGTTAGCACATGGTGGTGTTACCACTATAAAGTCTGGGGTTAAATCCTGGCTAGTAGCCGGGTGTTTGCCCTCCATGTGCTAGTCTACTTCTCAAGATTAGTAgtcgtccatgatttacctctttcATATTAACTTGAGGATATGCTAACTGAGGTAATGGGAGAGTGAATCACCTTTttaccataataaaaaaaaactctcttTTCTCTATTCTTTCTTTTATATGCAtgcattaattaaaaaaaaaactctctttcctctcttctatctctttcctttcttcaaCATGGCTTGGTTTGATTCATATCAAGCCAACGTTGGACTTGATTTTTCATattctatatatttttatatagctGAAAGTTTGTATGATATTGTAACATCTCCGGAGATGCAGAAAAAAGTAATAGAAGATACtgttggactccttgcaaccttAGAAATCTATCAGACTTAAAATGAGTCTAATCAGActtgtctaggtccattagtggattttggtcaaaacctactaatggacctagacaagTTCGATTAAACCTAATTCAAGTTGGTAGATTTCTGAAGTTGCAAGGAATTCAAAGGTGCTCTCCATTGCCTTTTTGACATCTCTAGATATGTTATAATGTTGCAATGGAGGGCACTGTTTGATTCTTTGCAACCTCAGAAAACCACCAGATTTGAAATGTGTTTAATCGGATCTATTTAGGCCCATCAAtatattttgatcaaaatccattAATGGGCCTAGACAGGTCTGATTGGATCCATTTCAAGTCCGGTGGTTTTTAGAGATTGCAATCTCCATTGTTTTTTTGGCATCTTTGGAGGTGACAATATCATATAAACTTTCATCCATATAaagcatgtggtcttggtctTTGGAAGAATAGGCCCAATGTGTAGGGATGTAAaggaaccaaacggttcgcgagttattcggagctcggttcaataaaaagctcgttcgagttcgttcgtttatcttatcgagccgagctcgagctcgatagttttattgagccgagctcgagcttaaggatattcgactCGTCAGCTCGCGAATATGTTTGTTTGTAGACGcacgagccaaaaaacgagccttaaatcgagctaaaaaacgagctctaaaacgagccaacaAACGAATTCTAAAATGAACCTTAaaatgagcaaaaaaaaaaaaatgagctctaaaatgagtccGAAAACGAGTTCAAGCTCGTTTAAcgaattaggctcgttaactatgataatcgagctaataacgagccgagctcgaactgttcacgagcttgataattccaaaACGAGCTGAGCTCAagccttgtaataaaagttcgattcgagctcgagccgagctcaagtccgaatataacttaaacgagccgagctcaagcctaatactgttcggctcgattcggctcatttacatccctaccaaTGTGTGCCTATCTTCCGGATACCAGGACTACGCTCTATATATTTCTATATAGTTGAAAGTTTATATGGCATTGTAACACCTCTAGAGATGCAGAAAAAATAATGGAGGGCACTGTTGGACtctttgtaattttaaaaatccacaGATTTAAAATGAATCTAATCAGATATGTCTAGGTTCATTAGTGagattt contains:
- the LOC122008549 gene encoding cytochrome P450 71A9-like, producing the protein MNPNGCILIFCCVVSIPLLFLLFRRSHRGEGRDGQCKAKLPPGPRPLPIIGNLHQLGSAAPHLALSALAAEHGPLMYLRLGSVPTLVVSSAAAAREVFKHHDLAFSGRPALFAATKLSYGLNDVTFSPYGECWRQARKLYMVELLSAARVQSFRAVREEEVARAVASIRSHPSPSPVNLSRMMLVLANNIVCRTAFGGDGRGNNDIDWILAEAEELMGRFCAGDFFPRLRWLHKLDGLQARVEKVFNQLDDLYNKVIAEHLAREDHDEVDMVDLLLRLHRNPTDKNIIRGMDRVKALLMDIFLAGTGTSSATIIWAMAELMRNPKVMERTQKELRQAMGDKAKVEESDLGNLDCLKLIIKEALRLHPPVPLGIPRETTERCIVGGYEIPVGMRVFINSWAIGRDPEGWSDTEEFRPERFLGGEVDFRGNHDFCFLPFGTGRRSCPAINFGVAVVELALANLLYSFDWELPSEVHELDMEETLGIVVHKKNPLHLLAKLHV